One stretch of Nitrospiria bacterium DNA includes these proteins:
- a CDS encoding methyltransferase domain-containing protein — protein MTHFDPNQFIETQRKDWNRVSAAWEKWDAWLNVRMEPCTRHLLEKARLEPGHQVLDLGSGTGYPAIPAAERVGTSGHVTGIDIAEDMLAVARRKAAKRGLNHVTFRQADVASLSFEADRFDAVTSRFCLMFLPHLDKTLGEMHRVLKPGGRVATAVWAAKEKNPYITLPMGVLKEYMEMPPVDPSVPGIFYLERSGDLQGRMKAAGFTDLREEEVPIEGVFASEKEYLECLREMAAPLQGLFEKVPQEKRTEADEKMVGAAERFRRGAEVRIPGVALAVSGIKPS, from the coding sequence GTGACCCATTTTGATCCGAACCAATTCATCGAAACACAACGCAAGGACTGGAACCGGGTTTCGGCCGCATGGGAAAAATGGGACGCCTGGTTGAATGTCAGAATGGAACCTTGTACGCGGCATCTGTTGGAGAAGGCCCGCCTGGAGCCCGGCCATCAGGTCCTGGATCTGGGAAGCGGAACCGGATACCCTGCGATCCCGGCCGCGGAGCGCGTTGGAACGAGCGGCCATGTGACCGGCATCGACATTGCCGAGGACATGCTTGCAGTGGCCCGGCGGAAAGCAGCCAAGCGGGGACTGAATCATGTGACCTTCCGGCAAGCCGATGTTGCGTCGCTGTCCTTTGAAGCGGACCGGTTTGATGCGGTCACGTCCCGTTTCTGTCTGATGTTCCTCCCACATCTGGACAAGACTCTTGGAGAGATGCATCGCGTGCTGAAGCCCGGAGGAAGAGTGGCAACGGCGGTCTGGGCGGCCAAAGAGAAGAATCCATACATCACGCTTCCCATGGGAGTGCTCAAAGAATATATGGAGATGCCGCCGGTCGATCCGTCCGTTCCGGGCATCTTTTATCTGGAACGGTCGGGTGATCTGCAGGGCCGGATGAAGGCCGCCGGTTTTACGGATCTTCGCGAAGAAGAGGTGCCGATCGAAGGTGTTTTTGCTTCGGAAAAGGAATACCTGGAATGTCTGAGAGAGATGGCCGCGCCGCTTCAGGGACTGTTTGAGAAGGTTCCGCAGGAGAAGCGCACAGAGGCGGATGAGAAAATGGTCGGGGCGGCCGAACGATTCCGTCGCGGCGCGGAGGTCCGAATCCCCGGCGTGGCCCTGGCGGTCTCGGGAATCAAACCCTCATAG
- a CDS encoding V4R domain-containing protein, which yields MKQVLIDAAAEVVYSQLQHMAKKGEPASQRLSEFAEIFHVLGFGVLELNRITEKGGKVSAPFSHYGFGFLSKWGRQEAPACYFNSGFIEAAAAAAFDKPLGTYRCVEKECIAQGAKACQFELTTEAKARVIQKSVGQGNCNSKVSPRILTNQVDEEGIITAVSGMELVGNEEGYIPAFGVYLTRHFANYYNRISNEFEMRTQKVRGGDINSVVGSLLVEAGHVCAFNTLGGIMKSPEWYQLIYPSLKSREDWMHGIFAVMNALGWGVWRIAELIPNERLVARVFNSYESNGYLGMKYPKSDHGICYLATGATAGLANLLYTGDITVKPELSEDYYKKLFRNSHTFVAKEVKCRGKGDPFCEIVAQRR from the coding sequence ATGAAGCAGGTTCTAATCGACGCGGCCGCGGAAGTGGTGTATAGCCAGCTTCAGCATATGGCCAAAAAAGGAGAACCCGCAAGTCAGAGGCTTTCGGAATTTGCCGAAATATTCCATGTGCTGGGCTTCGGGGTTTTGGAGTTGAATCGAATCACCGAAAAAGGCGGAAAGGTCAGCGCCCCCTTCTCCCATTATGGTTTTGGTTTCTTGAGTAAATGGGGCCGACAAGAAGCTCCCGCATGTTACTTCAACAGCGGGTTTATCGAGGCCGCGGCCGCGGCCGCGTTTGACAAGCCTTTGGGGACATACCGGTGCGTTGAAAAGGAATGTATCGCGCAAGGGGCGAAGGCCTGCCAGTTCGAATTGACGACCGAGGCCAAGGCCCGGGTGATTCAAAAGTCGGTCGGGCAGGGCAATTGCAATTCCAAGGTGAGCCCCCGGATATTGACCAATCAGGTTGATGAAGAAGGGATCATCACGGCGGTTTCCGGCATGGAATTGGTCGGAAACGAAGAGGGATACATTCCCGCGTTCGGCGTCTACCTTACGCGACACTTCGCCAATTATTATAACCGGATCTCGAACGAATTCGAAATGCGGACCCAAAAGGTGCGGGGAGGCGATATCAACTCGGTAGTCGGTTCTCTTCTGGTGGAGGCGGGACATGTTTGTGCCTTCAACACGCTTGGTGGGATCATGAAGTCTCCCGAGTGGTATCAACTCATTTATCCCTCGCTTAAATCTCGGGAAGATTGGATGCACGGCATTTTCGCGGTCATGAACGCTCTGGGATGGGGGGTGTGGAGGATAGCCGAGCTAATCCCAAACGAGCGCTTGGTCGCGCGGGTATTCAACTCGTACGAGTCGAACGGTTATCTGGGCATGAAATACCCCAAAAGCGACCATGGGATCTGCTATCTGGCCACAGGGGCGACGGCCGGGTTGGCCAACCTTCTTTACACAGGAGACATCACGGTCAAACCCGAATTGAGCGAAGATTATTATAAAAAGCTCTTCCGGAACAGCCATACCTTTGTGGCCAAGGAGGTCAAGTGCCGCGGAAAAGGAGATCCCTTCTGTGAGATCGTTGCCCAGAGAAGGTAA
- the ruvB gene encoding Holliday junction branch migration DNA helicase RuvB: MPEHILTNQLNEEEKTYEASLRPTSLAEYVGQNKLKENLTIYIQAARQREDVLDHVIFYGPPGLGKTTLAHIIARELGVNIKATSGPALEHPGDLAAILSNLSERDVFFIDEIHRLHPAVEEILYPAMEDFQLDLVIGQGPSARSVKLALPRFTLIGATTRAGLLTSPLRERFGVINRLDFYLTPELEEIVNRSARILGIEVDAAGAQEIARRSRGTPRIANRLLKRVRDFAQVKADGRITKAVACEALGRMEIDEKGFDPMDRKLLLTIIEKFAGGPVGVETLASAISEEKDTIEDVYEPFLIQGGYLDRTPRGRLATALAYQHFGKPLHPNRPKPQQADLL, translated from the coding sequence ATGCCCGAACACATCCTGACGAACCAGTTGAATGAAGAAGAGAAGACGTACGAGGCGTCGCTCCGTCCGACGTCGCTTGCGGAGTATGTCGGTCAGAATAAGCTCAAGGAGAACCTGACGATCTATATCCAGGCCGCCCGGCAGCGGGAGGATGTTCTGGATCACGTGATCTTCTACGGACCGCCGGGACTCGGTAAAACGACGCTGGCCCATATCATCGCGCGGGAGCTGGGCGTCAATATCAAGGCCACCTCCGGCCCGGCGCTGGAGCATCCGGGCGATCTCGCGGCGATTTTGAGCAATCTTTCGGAGCGGGACGTCTTTTTCATCGACGAAATTCACCGGCTCCACCCGGCCGTGGAAGAAATCCTCTACCCGGCGATGGAGGATTTCCAGCTGGATCTCGTGATCGGACAGGGCCCCTCCGCGCGAAGCGTCAAGCTGGCCCTGCCGCGCTTCACCCTGATCGGCGCGACGACGCGGGCCGGCTTGCTCACCTCGCCGTTGCGCGAGCGGTTCGGCGTGATCAACCGGCTGGACTTCTATCTGACCCCGGAGCTCGAAGAGATCGTGAACCGCTCGGCGCGGATTTTGGGAATTGAAGTCGACGCCGCCGGAGCGCAAGAGATCGCGCGCCGGTCCCGGGGAACGCCCCGGATTGCGAATCGGCTGCTCAAACGCGTCCGCGATTTTGCGCAGGTTAAGGCGGACGGGCGAATCACAAAGGCCGTCGCCTGCGAAGCCCTCGGCCGGATGGAGATCGACGAGAAGGGGTTCGATCCCATGGATCGGAAACTCCTGCTCACGATCATCGAGAAGTTCGCAGGAGGGCCGGTGGGCGTCGAGACGCTGGCCTCGGCGATCAGCGAGGAGAAGGACACGATCGAAGACGTCTACGAGCCCTTTCTGATCCAGGGCGGATATCTCGACCGCACCCCCCGCGGCCGCCTCGCGACCGCGCTGGCTTATCAGCATTTCGGCAAGCCGCTTCATCCGAATCGCCCGAAGCCCCAGCAAGCCGACCTTCTCTAA
- the ruvA gene encoding Holliday junction branch migration protein RuvA: MIASLSGILKRKTPQSVVVDVHGVGYEVMMPLTTFYRLPSEHESVHLWTYTHVREDALQLYGFSSGEEKNVFLLLLGVSGIGPKLAINILSGLPLSELVAAVNQGDVAKLSSIPGIGQKTAARLVLELKEKIRAVAVSDSTAVGPAEEKELQGMEDAVSALVNLGYKSPLAKDAVKKVLRSGNGGPARPVGIEELIKESLKVLSRT, translated from the coding sequence ATGATTGCTTCGCTGAGCGGAATCTTAAAACGAAAGACGCCCCAGTCGGTCGTCGTGGATGTCCACGGCGTGGGCTACGAGGTGATGATGCCGCTGACGACCTTCTACCGGCTGCCGTCCGAGCACGAGTCGGTCCATCTCTGGACCTACACCCATGTCCGGGAGGACGCGCTCCAGCTTTACGGCTTCTCGAGCGGGGAAGAAAAGAACGTCTTTCTTCTGTTGTTGGGCGTCTCCGGAATCGGACCCAAGTTGGCGATCAATATTCTGTCCGGGCTTCCGCTCTCCGAACTGGTCGCGGCCGTCAATCAAGGAGATGTCGCGAAACTAAGCTCGATTCCGGGCATTGGCCAAAAAACCGCGGCGCGCCTGGTGCTGGAGTTAAAGGAGAAGATCCGGGCCGTGGCGGTCTCGGATTCGACGGCGGTCGGCCCGGCCGAAGAGAAGGAGTTGCAAGGGATGGAGGACGCGGTGTCGGCGCTGGTCAACCTCGGTTACAAGTCGCCCCTCGCCAAAGACGCGGTGAAAAAAGTGTTGAGGTCCGGCAACGGCGGTCCCGCCCGGCCGGTGGGAATCGAAGAGTTGATCAAGGAGTCCCTGAAAGTTTTGTCAAGAACCTAA
- a CDS encoding MEKHLA domain-containing protein, producing the protein MVISAFLIDHTQRLLSSYRRWTGRDLIPASGSLEERARHLFNVPFVVISHGTEEDPILNYGNQAALTLWEMSWEEFTKTPSRLTAEPMEQAERAKLLTEVSNKGFMDGYRGVRISKTGRRFQVEKAVVWNLIDEHDRYCGQAATFSRWTYL; encoded by the coding sequence GTGGTGATCTCGGCTTTTCTGATTGATCACACGCAGCGCCTGCTCTCAAGCTATCGGCGTTGGACGGGGCGGGATCTGATTCCGGCTTCCGGCTCGCTGGAAGAGCGGGCCCGGCACTTGTTTAACGTGCCGTTCGTCGTCATCTCGCACGGCACGGAAGAGGATCCCATTTTAAACTACGGCAATCAGGCGGCGTTGACGCTCTGGGAGATGTCGTGGGAGGAGTTCACAAAAACACCGTCGCGCCTCACGGCCGAGCCGATGGAACAGGCGGAGCGCGCAAAACTTCTGACCGAGGTGTCGAATAAAGGTTTTATGGACGGCTACCGAGGCGTGCGGATCTCCAAAACGGGCCGACGTTTTCAGGTCGAGAAGGCCGTCGTCTGGAACCTGATCGACGAGCACGATCGGTATTGCGGTCAGGCCGCGACCTTTAGCAGGTGGACATACCTATGA
- a CDS encoding aldo/keto reductase, whose protein sequence is MLYTKLGRTGLRVSRLCLGTMNFGPETSEKESHAIMDETLALGINFFDTANVYGWKKGEGWTEQIIGRWLAQGGGRREAIVLATKVYGRMGDRPNERALSAYHIRRACEESLRRLRTDHIDLYQMHHIDRDTPWEEIWQAMEHLVHEGKVIYIGSSNFSGWQIATANQTAARRNFMGLVSEQSIYNLQNRMIELEVIPACREYGLGLIPWSPLAGGLLGGALKKTAKGRRTDSETQALAEKHRPQIERYEAFCKKIGEPPAVVALAWLLANPFVTAPIIGPRTMDQLKSSLRALEVRLDEMSMKELDTIWAGPGGEAPEAYAW, encoded by the coding sequence ATGCTTTACACAAAACTCGGCCGAACCGGGCTCCGGGTCAGTCGTCTCTGCTTAGGGACGATGAACTTTGGGCCGGAAACCTCTGAGAAAGAAAGCCACGCCATCATGGATGAGACGTTGGCTCTCGGCATCAACTTCTTCGACACCGCCAACGTCTATGGATGGAAGAAGGGGGAAGGCTGGACGGAGCAGATCATCGGCCGATGGCTCGCGCAGGGCGGCGGCCGACGGGAAGCGATCGTTCTGGCAACGAAGGTCTACGGACGGATGGGTGACCGTCCCAACGAGCGGGCCCTGTCGGCCTACCATATCCGCCGCGCATGCGAAGAGAGCCTCCGACGGCTCCGGACCGACCATATCGATCTTTACCAGATGCACCATATCGACCGCGACACGCCGTGGGAGGAAATCTGGCAGGCAATGGAGCATCTGGTGCACGAGGGGAAGGTGATCTACATCGGCAGCAGCAACTTTTCCGGCTGGCAGATTGCGACGGCCAACCAGACGGCCGCGCGCCGCAATTTCATGGGCTTGGTGAGCGAGCAGAGCATCTACAATCTCCAGAACCGGATGATCGAGCTGGAGGTGATCCCGGCCTGCCGTGAATACGGTCTGGGACTCATCCCTTGGAGCCCGCTGGCGGGCGGCCTCCTCGGCGGCGCGTTGAAGAAAACCGCCAAGGGTCGTCGGACGGATTCCGAGACCCAGGCCCTCGCGGAAAAGCACCGGCCGCAGATCGAACGGTATGAAGCCTTCTGCAAAAAAATCGGCGAACCGCCTGCCGTTGTGGCCCTGGCCTGGCTCCTGGCAAACCCTTTCGTCACCGCGCCGATCATCGGGCCCCGTACGATGGACCAACTCAAAAGCAGTCTGCGCGCGCTTGAAGTTCGTCTGGACGAAATGTCCATGAAAGAGCTCGATACGATCTGGGCCGGCCCGGGCGGCGAGGCACCCGAGGCCTACGCGTGGTGA